A region from the Lolium perenne isolate Kyuss_39 chromosome 4, Kyuss_2.0, whole genome shotgun sequence genome encodes:
- the LOC127292721 gene encoding peroxidase 51, with translation MAWSSLPFVVLFALAVSAQLGASDLAPDYYRDTCPNLETIVRGVVKQKMDANIRAIGSTIRLFFHDCFVEGCDGSVLISSTAGSAAERDADDNKSLAFEGFDTVNAAKAAVEAACPDQVSCADILTIATRDAISMSGAPFYPVELGRLDGLSSSASSVAGQLPRPTHTINQLIAIFRAHGLTTSHMVALSAAHTVGLAHCGTFRDRVYGNPADPTLNPTYAAFLRTKCPADGSSDPMVLMDQSSPATFDNQYFRNLQDGGGLLASDQVLYTDSRTRTNVNALANSTAAFNSAFVDAITKLGRVGVKSGSQGNIRQQCDVFN, from the exons ATGGCTTGGTCGTCGTTGCCGTTTGTGGTGCTGTTCGCTCTGGCCGTCTCCGCGCAGCTCGGCGCGTCCGACCTGGCGCCGGACTACTACAGAGACACCTGCCCCAACCTGGAAACCATTGTGCGCGGCGTGGTGAAGCAGAAGATGGATGCCAACATCCGGGCGATCGGCTCCACCATCCGCCTCTTCTTCCACGACTGCTTCGTCGAG GGTTGCGACGGATCGGTGCTGATCAGCTCGACGGCGGGGAGCGCGGCGGAGAGGGACGCCGACGACAACAAGTCCCTGGCGTTCGAAGGCTTCGACACGGTGAACGCCGCCAAGGCCGCCGTGGAGGCCGCGTGCCCCGACCAGGTCTCCTGCGCCGACATACTCACCATCGCCACACGAGACGCCATCTCCATG AGCGGCGCTCCGTTCTACCCGGTGGAGCTGGGCAGGCTGGACGGCCTGAGCTCCAGCGCCAGCAGCGTGGCGGGCCAGCTGCCGCGTCCCACCCACACCATTAACCAGCTGATCGCAATCTTCAGAGCTCATGGACTCACCACGTCGCACATGGTCGCTCTCTCAG CGGCGCACACCGTAGGGCTTGCGCACTGCGGCACGTTCAGGGACCGGGTGTACGGCAACCCGGCGGACCCGACGCTGAACCCCACCTACGCGGCGTTCCTCAGGACCAAGTGCCCCGCCGACGGCTCGTCGGATCCCATGGTGCTCATGGACCAGTCCTCGCCGGCGACCTTCGACAACCAGTACTTCCGGAACCTGCAGGACGGCGGCGGCCTGCTCGCCTCCGACCAGGTGCTCTACACCGACAGCCGCACCCGCACCAACGTCAACGCGTTGGCCAACAGTACGGCCGCCTTCAACTCGGCCTTCGTCGACGCCATTACCAAGCTCGGCCGCGTCGGGGTCAAGTCCGGCAGCCAGGGCAACATACGCCAGCAGTGCGATGTCTTCAACTGA
- the LOC127292720 gene encoding peroxidase 51 gives MAWSSSSSCMVVLLALAISAQLGASDLSPNYYSSTCPNLESIVRGVVAQQRDATIKTIGSTIRLFFHDCFVEGCDGSVLISSTAGNTAERDADDNKSLAPEGFNTVNAVKTAVEAACPGQVSCADILTIAARDAIALSGGPFYPVELGRLDGLSSSASSVTGQLPHPTHTINQLTAIFRAQGLTRSNMVALSAAHTVGEAHCDKFSDRLYGNPADATLNPKYSAFLRSQCPASGSPNPTVRMDQTTPAQFDNQYYRNLQDGGGLLASDQLLHTDSRTRTDVDAWAASSDAFSQAFVDAITKLGRVGVKSGRQGNIRERCDVFN, from the exons ATGGcttggtcgtcgtcttcgtcgtgcaTGGTGGTGCTGCTCGCCCTGGCCATCTCCGCGCAGCTCGGCGCGTCCGACCTGTCGCCGAACTATTACAGCAGCACCTGCCCGAACCTGGAGAGCATCGTCCGCGGCGTGGTGGCGCAGCAGAGGGACGCCACGATCAAGACGATCGGCTCCACCATCCGCCTCTTCTTCCACGACTGCTTCGTCGAG GGTTGCGACGGATCGGTGCTGATCAGCTCGACGGCGGGGAACACGGCGGAGAGGGACGCCGACGACAACAAGTCCCTGGCGCCCGAAGGCTTCAACACGGTGAACGCCGTCAAGACCGCCGTCGAAGCGGCCTGCCCCGGCCAGGTCTCCTGCGCCGACATACTCACCATCGCCGCGCGAGACGCCATCGCCCTG AGCGGCGGTCCGTTCTACCCGGTGGAGCTGGGCAGGTTGGACGGCCTGAGCTCCAGCGCCAGCAGCGTGACGGGCCAGCTGCCGCACCCCACCCACACCATTAACCAGCTGACCGCAATCTTCAGAGCTCAAGGGCTCACCAGGTCGAACATGGTCGCGCTCTCAG CGGCGCACACGGTGGGGGAGGCGCACTGCGACAAGTTCAGCGACCGGCTGTACGGCAACCCGGCGGACGCGACGCTGAACCCCAAGTACTCGGCGTTCCTCCGGAGCCAGTGCCCCGCCAGCGGGTCGCCCAACCCGACGGTGCGCATGGACCAGACCACGCCGGCGCAGTTCGACAACCAGTACTACCGGAACCTGCAGGACGGCGGCGGCCTGCTCGCCTCCGACCAGCTGCTCCACACCGACAGCCGCACCCGCACGGACGTCGATGCCTGGGCCGCCAGCTCGGACGCCTTCAGCCAGGCCTTCGTCGACGCCATCACCAAGCTCGGCCGCGTCGGGGTCAAGTCCGGCAGACAGGGCAACATACGCGAGCGGTGCGACGTCTTCAACTGA